Proteins from one Telopea speciosissima isolate NSW1024214 ecotype Mountain lineage chromosome 1, Tspe_v1, whole genome shotgun sequence genomic window:
- the LOC122648674 gene encoding probable pectinesterase/pectinesterase inhibitor 51 has protein sequence MQRKQIKSSKPSIFIFIAMACLISLTLLSLLVIFSISSAKSHHPSPSHKPSPTFSSASPEIIHQACKATRFPDSCEGALIQSSNLTQNAKPIEIVQAAMSISAQNLKTAQSMVKTIRDTSSDNLNRSKAAMTCLEVLHNSEYRLSSAADVLPGGRIKDARAWMSAALCYQYDCWSGLKYVNDSQRVNQTMAFMDSLIGLTSNALSMMISYDLFQDKLESWRPPMTERNGFWEDGGVGGSGSGFKGGFPSGLSADITVCKEEGSGCYKTVQAAVDAAPDNQLARKFVICIKTGVYDEIVRVPLEKKNLVFIGDGMGKTVITGSWNAGQSGITTYNTATVGVLGDGFMARDLTIQNTAGPDAHQAVALRLDSDLSIIENCELLGNQDTLYAHSLRQYYKGCRIEGNVDFIFGNSAAVFEDSLILVRPRQVNPEKGETNAVTAHGRTDPAQSTGFVFQNCVINGTDEYMGLYYSKPKVHKNFLGRPWKEYSRTVFIHCYLEALISPLGWLPWSGDFALSTLYYGEFENSGAGTNVTGRVNWSSQIPDKHVHAYSPQNFIQGDQWIPTSS, from the exons ATGCAGAGAAAACAGATTAAATCCTCAAAACCCTCCATTTTCATCTTCATCGCCATGGCCTGCCTTATCTCTCTCACCCTCCTCTCCCTCCTCGTCATCTTTTCCATTTCCTCTGCAAAATCACATCATCCATCACCAAGCCATAAACCTAGTCCAACATTTTCTTCCGCCTCTCCCGAGATCATCCACCAAGCCTGCAAAGCAACCCGGTTTCCAGATTCATGCGAGGGCGCTTTGATTCAGTCCTCCAATCTGACCCAGAATGCAAAACCCATCGAGATCGTCCAAGCGGCCATGTCCATATCCGCTCAGAACCTCAAGACCGCCCAGTCTATGGTGAAAACCATCCGAGACACCTCTTCCGACAACCTGAACCGCTCCAAGGCGGCCATGACCTGCCTGGAGGTTCTACACAACTCAGAATACCGGCTCTCATCGGCGGCTGACGTGTTGCCAGGTGGCAGGATCAAGGACGCCCGGGCTTGGATGAGCGCGGCCCTTTGTTACCAGTACGATTGCTGGTCGGGCCTAAAGTACGTCAACGATAGTCAAAGGGTCAACCAAACCATGGCTTTCATGGACTCGTTGATTGGGCTGACCAGCAATGCACTCAGTATGATGATCTCCTACGATCTCTTCCAGGACAAGCTCGAGTCTTGGAGACCCCCAATGACGGAGAGAAACGGTTTCTGGGAGGACGGTGGGGTCGGCGGGTCAGGTTCCGGGTTCAAGGGCGGTTTTCCGTCGGGTTTGTCAGCGGACATTACCGTCTGTAAGGAGGAGGGTTCCGGCTGTTACAAGACGGTGCAGGCCGCGGTGGACGCTGCCCCCGATAACCAGTTAGCTCGTAAGTTTGTCATCTGTATCAAGACCGGTGTGTACGATGAGATCGTACGGGTCCCACTTGAGAAGAAGAACCTCGTCTTTATAGGTGATGGCATGGGCAAAACCGTCATTACGGGCTCCTGGAATGCGGGCCAGTCTGGCATTACAACTTATAACACAGCAACCGTCG GAGTTTTAGGAGACGGTTTTATGGCTCGAGACCTAACGATACAGAATACGGCCGGACCGGATGCGCACCAAGCCGTGGCACTCCGGTTGGATAGTGACCTATCGATCATAGAGAACTGTGAGCTCCTGGGCAACCAAGACACTCTCTACGCCCACTCCCTGCGTCAGTACTACAAGGGCTGCCGCATCGAAGGCAACGTTGACTTCATCTTCGGCAACTCGGCTGCAGTGTTCGAGGACTCGCTCATCCTGGTCCGGCCTCGACAGGTCAACCCGGAGAAAGGTGAGACCAATGCAGTGACAGCTCATGGCCGGACCGACCCGGCCCAGTCCACAGGGTTCGTTTTCCAAAACTGCGTCATCAATGGAACGGATGAATACATGGGCTTGTACTACAGCAAGCCCAAGGTTCACAAGAACTTCTTGGGGAGGCCATGGAAGGAGTACTCAAGAACAGTTTTCATACATTGTTATCTGGAAGCCCTCATTAGTCCACTGGGGTGGTTGCCATGGAGCGGCGACTTTGCACTCTCGACGCTCTATTACGGCGAGTTTGAGAATTCCGGTGCTGGTACAAATGTGACTGGTAGGGTGAACTGGAGTAGTCAGATACCCGATAAACATGTCCATGCCTATTCTCCCCAGAATTTCATTCAAGGGGATCAGTGGATCCCTACGTCTTCCTGA